From the genome of Peptoniphilus sp. ING2-D1G:
TACAGGTTGTGCGGAATAATCACCTTTGATGATGTTTTTAATGTAGCAAAAGAAGAAGCGACGGAAGACTTTCATAAAATGGCGGCGATTAATCCTTCTGAAAGAGAATATTTGGATCAATCGGCATGGCAACTGGCAAAAAATAGAATTCCGTGGTTGTTGGTATTGATGATTTCTGCGACTTTTACATCGGGCATAATAGACAATTACAATTACATCATCGCACAGTACTTGATACTTACTACATTTATTCCCATGATTACCGATACCGGAGGAAATTCAGGAAGTCAGTCCTCCACCATTATAATAAGAGCCCTTGCAACGGGAGAAATTGTCCTTTCGGATTCAATTAAAGTAATATTAAAAGAGTTGGAAGTCGGTTTGATATGTGGTTCCATACTGGCGGTAACCAATTTTGCAAGACTTGAAATTTTCACCGATACACCTATGAATATTTCTGCTCTTGTATCGATGACGGTATTTTTTACAGTTATTTTAGCTAAGATTATGGGAGCTCTGCTTCCTTTAGGTGCAAAAAAATTAAACATGGATCCTGCCATAATGGCTTCTGCGGTAATAACCACAATTGTGGATTCGGTGGTGCTTGTAATCTTCTTTGGGCTTGCAAAAATCATACTGCCCGTGTTTTAGAAAAAAATCGGATATTGCTTTATTTAAAAAGATATCCATATTTGGTAGAATTGTAGTTGATGAGGTGAACAGATGAAAAGAATTTTATGTATACTCATGGTTTTTCTGCTTTTGATGCCGGGAGCAGTTATGGCTGAGGAAGAAACTGCTGAGGAACCGACGGAAATAAGAAATCAAAATATTTTCGTTCCTACTAAAGAGGGAGTTCAAAGAGCGACCTATGAAGAGGCTTTGAGAATAGAAGAATTGAAAAAACAACCCTTGACAAGTTTGACTACAGCTTACTTGCTGGGAGATTATAAAAGTGGAAAAATCCTTGAATCATATAATATAGATGAAGTAAAACCCATGGCGTCAATGTCCAAATTAGTATCGGTCTTCGTGGTTCTTGACGAAATTTCAAGAGGCGCACTTTCAAGAGGAGATGTGATTTTAATCGATAGAGAGGCTGCGGCTCTTGGAGGTTCAAGCTATGAGTTGAAGGAAAATGACACGAAAACTGTAGGTGAATTACTTGAGGCATCTCTTATTATTTCGGGAAATGATGCCATAACAGCTCTTGCAAAACACGTTGCAGGCTCAAAGGAAGCCTTTGTGGACATGATGAATGACAAATGCCAAGAGCTTGGACTTAAAAATGCACACATGGTAAACCCCACAGGGCTTACAGATTACATGGTGGAAGACTATAACAAGATGACTCTCAGAGAAATGTTCATTCTTTCAAGGGAACTCATCTCAAAACACCCGGAAGTTTTAGAAATAACCTCAAAGACCAAAATAGAGGAACCCGATAGAGATTTTGTTGAATACAACACAAATCCCACACTGGGAATCACTGAAGGAATAGACGGATTAAAAACAGGATATACGGGAGCTTCAGGTAGATGTTTAATCGCCACCGGAGTAAAAAAAGGTGAGTACGGCAAAACTTTGGACACCAGGCTCATAGGGATAACCACCGGTTCAAAAAATGATTGGGAAAGATATGTAGCGGCAAATAAACTCATGGGAGAGGGATTTGAAAAGCACAAGTACATAGTGATTGGAAATCCCGAAAAATCCATAAGCAAAATAAAAATTGAAGACGCTTCGGTGCCTGAAGTGGATGTATATGAAAAATACCAAGGTTCTGTTTTGTGGAACGGAAAAAGCAAAATAAATAGAAAACTTGACATAAAACCCGGGCTTAAGGCACCTTTGGCAGTAGGTGATGTAGTGGGAAGCGTAAGTTATGTTATGGACGGCGAAGAAATAGAAAATATAGATTTGATAGTCAAGGACAGAGTTACACAGAAGGGAATAATTTTCAAGATAAAGGAAATGTATGAAAATATATTTTTAAATATAAGAAAGGCGGCAGCTTGAAGTTAAAACCAACCTCGAAATCCCAAAGGGATGACGGGGTTTTTTATATCTGAAAATAGTTTAAATGTGGGACTGTGGGCATAATTTATTACAATTTTCATATTCACATTAATTATCAGTAGGGGCGACCGCCCACGTCCGCTCGTTATATTTCTTTGGATTATAATTCAAGACGGCGGGCATCGTCTTCTACAATTTTCATATTCACATTCATCATCGGTAGGGGCGGCCGCCCACGTCCGCCCGTTATGCGCTTCAGTTTATATTTCTTTGAACAGTAATTATCTCCGCTATGTCGTAAGATAATTATTTTATTTATAGAAAATAAGATTGTTTTAATTTTACCAAAGTGAATTATTTCATTAAAAAATACACAAAGTTTGTTTTGATTTTTATAAAAAGGATATAGATATTATTGAGTAAGCAATATTAATTTGGAGGTTTTTTATGGATAAAATTGAAAGTAAATATATAATTGATGAAGTTGAAGGCCTTTACAGAATCATTAAACTTAAGGATTTCAGAAAGACTGAGGGAGTAGTATTCGATGTAATGGGCAAATCTCTTGTACCTAAGGTGGATGCAATCGACAGAGTAATTCACACAAAAAGCGCAGTATCTCCGGGAGCCGTAGGAGACGTTGAAAGACCGTGGTACATGCACACTCACCAAGATGACAATCTATTTGTTCTTTATGGAAAAAGATATGTTGAACTTTACAGTGTTGAACATGGAAAAGTTGAAAACTTTGTAGTAACTCCAGACTATATTGAACACAACGGTGAAAAAGTGGTGGAAGGCGGAGCAGTACTTGTTTGGCCGATAAATGTATTTCACAGAGTAGTAAGCGGAGAAGAAGGCTCACGCTCAATAAACCTTGCTACACATTATGAAGGTCTCGATATGAGGACCAACTTCAACATCTATGATTTAAACACCGAAACTGGAGAATACAAGGTTATAAGAGAAGGTCATCAAGATCAAAACAACGACTAAAGGATTTATATTAAGGGAGTTTTAAAACTCCCTTATTTTTTAATCGAGGGGAGAATTTTTGTTAAAAATCCTTTGAATATATTGAAAAGGCTATATTAAAGAGTTTTTAATAAAGTAAAAATTTTATTGTTAATTTATAAATTTATTAGACGATTTGTAGATTGAAATTTGTTATTATTTTTGAAGCGAGATGTAGATAAATTTATTAGGAGGTATATTGAATGAAAAGAGTTATGTGTATTCCCAACTATTCTGAGGGAAGAGACGCAGAAAAAATCGATAAAATTGTAGAGTGTTTTAGAGCAAAAGAAAATGTCAAACTTATAGATTATCAACCGGATAAAGATCACAACAGATTAGTTGTAGAAGTTATCGGGGAACCGGAAGCTGTTATTGAAGCGGTACTTGAATCAGTAAGTGTTGCTACAGAACTTATCGATATGTCAAAGCATGAAGGCGCTCATCCGAGAATGGGAGCGGTTGACGTAATTCCATTTGTACCTGTTACAGAAGTGACAACTGAAGATTGTGTAGAATATGCTAAAGAAGTGGGTAAAGCAATAGGAGACATGGGCATACCGGTTTATCTATATGAAGATGCAGCTACTACACCCGACAGAAAGAATTTAGCTAAAGTTCGCAAAGGACAATATGAAGGATTCTTTGAAAAGATAAAACAACCGGAATGGAAACCTGATTTCGGACCTCAAGAAATGAATGAAAAGAGCGGAGCAACTGCAGTCGCAGCAAGATTCCATTTAATTGCTTTTAACGTAAATTTAAATACAGACAAACTTGAAATTGCAGAAGCGATAGCTAAAAAAGTTCGTCACATAGGCGGAGGACTTAGATTTGTAAAGGGTATAGGTCTTGCGCTTGAAGAAAAGGGACAAGTACAAGTTTCAATGAACCTTGTAAACTTTGAAAAAACAAGAGTGTATCAAGCTCTTGAAATGGTAAAATCGGAAGCTAAAAGATATGGCGTTACCGTTGCAAACACTGAACTCATAGGACTTATTCCGCTACAAGCACTTATAGATTCAGCTGCATATTATATGCAAATCGAAGACTTTAAGTATGAACAAGTTCTTGAAACGCTTTTAATTGAAGAATAATCAAATAAATTTTAGGGGGGCTAATATGGCTGAAGTAAAAACAGATATACAAATCGCTGAAGAAGCGACTATGTTACCTATAGTAGAGGTAGCTAAAAAATGTGGGTTACACGAAGATGAATTGGAAAATTACGGAAAATACAAAGCAAAAATCTCCTTTGATGCGATCAACAGATTAAAAAACGAAAAAGACGGAAAGTTAGTCTTAGTAACAGCAATCACACCGACACCGGCCGGAGAAGGAAAATCAACAGTGTCAATAGGACTTACACAAGGCCTTAACAAAATAGGCAAAAATTCCATAGTAGCACTTAGAGAACCTTCCTTGGGTCCTGTATTCGGAGTAAAGGGCGGAGCTACAGGTGGAGGATATTCACAAGTAGTGCCCATGGACGAAATAAACCTGCACTTTACAGGAGATTTGCACGCTATGACAGCTGCTAACAATTTGCTGGCTGCATTGTTGGATAACCACATTCACCAAGGAAACGATTTGGACATAGATACTAACAACATAACTTGGAAAAGGGTACTGGACATGAATGACAGATCTCTAAGAAACATAGTAGTGGGCTTAGGAAAA
Proteins encoded in this window:
- a CDS encoding putative D-alanyl-D-alanine carboxypeptidase (High confidence in function and specificity), with translation MKRILCILMVFLLLMPGAVMAEEETAEEPTEIRNQNIFVPTKEGVQRATYEEALRIEELKKQPLTSLTTAYLLGDYKSGKILESYNIDEVKPMASMSKLVSVFVVLDEISRGALSRGDVILIDREAAALGGSSYELKENDTKTVGELLEASLIISGNDAITALAKHVAGSKEAFVDMMNDKCQELGLKNAHMVNPTGLTDYMVEDYNKMTLREMFILSRELISKHPEVLEITSKTKIEEPDRDFVEYNTNPTLGITEGIDGLKTGYTGASGRCLIATGVKKGEYGKTLDTRLIGITTGSKNDWERYVAANKLMGEGFEKHKYIVIGNPEKSISKIKIEDASVPEVDVYEKYQGSVLWNGKSKINRKLDIKPGLKAPLAVGDVVGSVSYVMDGEEIENIDLIVKDRVTQKGIIFKIKEMYENIFLNIRKAAA
- a CDS encoding hypothetical protein (High confidence in function and specificity), which codes for MDKIESKYIIDEVEGLYRIIKLKDFRKTEGVVFDVMGKSLVPKVDAIDRVIHTKSAVSPGAVGDVERPWYMHTHQDDNLFVLYGKRYVELYSVEHGKVENFVVTPDYIEHNGEKVVEGGAVLVWPINVFHRVVSGEEGSRSINLATHYEGLDMRTNFNIYDLNTETGEYKVIREGHQDQNND
- a CDS encoding magnesium transporter (This is the MgtE family of magnesium transporters. All the archaebacterial and eukaryotic examples have two copies of the integral membrane region. This suggests that the eubacterial examples may act as dimers. Members of this family probably transport Mg2+ or other divalent cations into the cell. The alignment contains two highly conserved aspartates that may be involved in cation binding; High confidence in function and specificity), with product MDIAEIIEDMDDENMLLVFRMLPKELSARVFTEMEPFDQLRIVNSINEMELHNIYEKMDFDDKIDLLEEMPANVVTKVVAKVDPSERKLINEFLKYPEDSAGSIMTIEYVRLKPDVTVGEALQSIKESVMDKETIYTCYVENKYKKLLGFVTLKTLIISDKESHIEDVMNKKIVSVVTTEDREEVVDKFMRYGYIALPVVDHEYRLCGIITFDDVFNVAKEEATEDFHKMAAINPSEREYLDQSAWQLAKNRIPWLLVLMISATFTSGIIDNYNYIIAQYLILTTFIPMITDTGGNSGSQSSTIIIRALATGEIVLSDSIKVILKELEVGLICGSILAVTNFARLEIFTDTPMNISALVSMTVFFTVILAKIMGALLPLGAKKLNMDPAIMASAVITTIVDSVVLVIFFGLAKIILPVF
- the ftcd gene encoding Glutamate formimidoyltransferase (The formiminotransferase (FT) domain of formiminotransferase-cyclodeaminase forms a homodimer, with each protomer being comprised of two subdomains. The formiminotransferase domain has an N-terminal subdomain that is made up of a six-stranded mixed beta-pleated sheet and five alpha helices, which are arranged on the external surface of the beta sheet. This, in turn, faces the beta-sheet of the C-terminal subdomain to form a double beta-sheet layer. The two subdomains are separated by a short linker sequence, which is not thought to be any more flexible than the remainder of the molecule. T; High confidence in function and specificity), encoding MCIPNYSEGRDAEKIDKIVECFRAKENVKLIDYQPDKDHNRLVVEVIGEPEAVIEAVLESVSVATELIDMSKHEGAHPRMGAVDVIPFVPVTEVTTEDCVEYAKEVGKAIGDMGIPVYLYEDAATTPDRKNLAKVRKGQYEGFFEKIKQPEWKPDFGPQEMNEKSGATAVAARFHLIAFNVNLNTDKLEIAEAIAKKVRHIGGGLRFVKGIGLALEEKGQVQVSMNLVNFEKTRVYQALEMVKSEAKRYGVTVANTELIGLIPLQALIDSAAYYMQIEDFKYEQVLETLLIEE